The genome window TGCCAGATTCCCCAAGTCGCCGCGATGATCGCCATACTTCCCTGACCTCCGAAAAACGCGAAGATCAATACGAGACCGAGTCCCGAATTTTGAATTCCGGTTTCGATGGAAATGCAACGCGCGTCCTTTTCATCCAAACGCATCAGCTTCGCGAAAAAATATCCCAGTAAAAATCCCGTCGAGTTCATTAGAAAAACGTAAAGAAACACTTTGTTGATCACTTTCAAAAAAACCGAAAAGTTGGCGGCGAGAGCGATTACCAGAAACGCCGCAAAGATCAGCGCGGAAAGAATTTTGATCGGTTTTTCGATCTTTTTCGTAATGTCCGGTAAATATCTCTGCGTTAAGAGTCCCAATGCGATCGGAATCAAAAGAATCATTAAAATCGCTCGGAAAACGTCCCACGGATTGAGGCTGATTTCCTTCAACGCAGCCTGAACGGGAGGATATAAATTGCCCCAGAAGAAAAAGTTGAACGGAGTCGCGACGATCGCAAGCGCGGAGGAAAAAGCCGTCAGAGAAATGGAAAGCGCGGTGTTTCCCTTGGCAATCGACGTGATAAAGTTCGAGATGTTTCCGCCCGGACAAGCCGCTACGAGAAGCATTCCGAGCGCGACTCCCGGAGGAGGATTTAAAATCCAAAGCAAAAGATACGTCACAAACGGAAAGAAAAGGAATTGGGAAATAATTCCGGTTAAAGACGCACGCGGTTTTTCGAAGAGCAGTTTAAATTCTTCCAATCTAAGATCCAAGGCGATCCCGTACATAATCAGCCCCAAAAGAATATTCAAAAAAACTAAACCGCTTTCGTTGAAATTGATCCGAACCGCGTCGAGTTCCGTCATCGTCTTAATCCGCCCAAGCCACGAAGATTTCTCTCGGACCGGAAAACGGATGTCTTCCGTGGGAAACCGTATAGTTGTCGATTACCAATACGTCTCCGTTTTGCCAAGAAAACAGGGAGATATTGTTCCAGAAGGCTTCCTGTATCTGCTGGAGCTCGGTGGTAGAAATTTCCTGGCCGTCTCCATAAGAGCAATTCGTATCTAAATATTCCTTTTTTGTGGTGATCTTCTTTAAGAAAGTTAGAATTTCGAGCGCGATCCCGACGAAAAATCCGCGGATCGTTTTTTGACGCGCGAAGATTCTCCAATATTCTTTCCGCGCCGCGTCGATATGGAACACCTGCGAATGATTGTGCCAAGCCGAGGATTTGAATTCCGGATGTTTACGAATCGCTAATGTGGTATTGACGAGTCTCAGATTGTCTTCTCCGTACCATTCCACGTTGAAGTTTTGTTTTTTGGATATCTTTTCCACTTCTGCGCGATCGGTGGTCTGAAACATTTCGTCCCAGCGTTTCGTTTTCCAAAACTGAAAACGCGATTTGTTGGAAGGTCCGTCGTAAACTCTTGAATACCGGATTTTATTCGTTTCGAACTTATCGCGGATCGACTGCGGAACTTCCTGAAGTACCTTTCTTAAATCGGTGATCGGAGTTTCTCCGAATCGACCGGGAGCTTTGCCGCAATAGAAAAAAAGTTTCCGGGGAGGAGAATCGAGAAAGCTCATTTCCGCGTGCTGCATAATCGGATATGCGGGAGGAAGTTCGGTAGCGGTAAAGGCGTATTTCGTAACTTGATTGCGGGGAGAAGTTCCCAAGTAGTTATTCTTCAAGTTGGAATCCACGTTGAGGATCACGTCTTCGAAATCCTGAGGAGAAGCGACGTCGAATCCTCTAAAAAGAATCGCCCCGTATTGTTTGAGGTCTTCAGTTAACACGCGTTTGTTGGACCGGATCCATTGAATCAAAGCCTGTTTGCTTTTCTGTTCGGCGGTGTTCGGTTGATAAACGACGGGAAGCGGATTTTTAGAATCGATAAATCCTTTCGACAAGGAAGAAGCGGATTTTGATTTCGTATTTCGGACGGATGTCGTTTTAGATTTCGGTTTAGATTGGGTCTTACTTTTTGTCTTGGGTTTGGATAGAGTTTTGGTTGCCATGGCGAATAACGTCCCCCGAAAGTTTTCCAAATCGTATCTTGGAATGGATTTGGAAAAGGTCTTTTTTACCTACGATGAAGACCTTTCGTGGATTAGACGCAAGGAATATTTGTTATAGTGGATAAAAATTTAATAAAATAGAGGATGTTCTTTCTTTTCGATTGTGGGAACTCCTTCCAAAAAAGGAGATCTCTGACTTCGTTCAAGATCTTCTGCGTATTCACATCTTGTTGAACTTCTAAAATTTTTTTCATTGTGCATAAGATCCTTTGCCTTCGGGGGTTGGTTGCGGAGAAGGGGATAAACGCGCCGGTTAAGAATGCGACGCGTTTTACGGTTCGGTCGGCCGGAAAACTTCGTTTGCGGCGAAGTTCACTGCGGAAATTACATTAGAATAACGTTTTATTCTAAATTTCGATGCAGATTTTTCCGAAGTGTTTCCCCGACTTTAGCGATTCGTAAGCCTGAGGCGCTTCCTCGAATTTAAAGATTTGATCAATGACAGGTTTGATCTTGTTGGCTTCGACCGCCTTGTTCATATCTTCGAAGTTTCGTTTGCTTCCCACGATGATTCCTTGAATTCGAATTCCGTGCATCAGGATCGGAAACAGGGAGAGATTGTTGCTTTCTCCACCCGCTAAAACTCCGATCAGTGCGATCGTTCCCCAAGGTCTCGTGCAGGAGATCGATCTTTGCAGAGTTCCCGCGCCTCCGACTTCGATGATCAGATCCGCGCCTTTCTTGTTCGTGATCTTGCGAACTTCCTTATCCCAATCCGGTTTTTCGTTGTAGTTGATGACTTCGTCCGCGCCGAGTGCTGTGAGCTTTGCGAGTTTTTCGTTGCTGGAGGAAGTCGCGATGACCTTGATTCCCATCATTTTAGCGAATTGTAATGCGAATATGGAGACGCCCCCCGTTCCTTGAACGACGATCGTTCCTCCCGGTTGAATGTTTCCGTGTGTGACGATTGCGGTGTAAGCGGTGAGCGCGGCGCAAGGGAGAGTGGATGCTTCCGCAAAGGAAAGATGTTCCGGCATGGGAACGATTCCTTGTTCTCCGAAAATTCTATATTCACTGAGAGTACCGTCGAGCGGACCTCCTAGAGTATTGCGCAACATATCGTTGTCCGGCGCTCCGTCGAGCCAGGTCTGCGCGAAGTTGGCGCAGATCTTGTCGCCGACTTTCCACTTCGTAACTCCCGGACCGATCTGTGCGATTTCTCCGGCTCCGTCCGAAAGAGGAACGAGAGGAAGTTTTTGTTTCGGATTGTATCTTCCGATCGCCATCAGATAATCCCTATAGTTCAAAGAGGCCGCTCTGAAACGGACGAGGACTTCTCCTTGTCCAGGAACCGGATCGGGACGTTCCGCGATTTTTAAATTCTCCAGGCCGAATTGATTTTGAACTTCGTAAACTCTCATGAGAGGATCAAATTTTCGAACGGACTTTAAGAAAACCATTTTTTGATTTCGAAAGAATCGATCGATTTCGCGGGACCGACGTCGTCTAAGCTATGAGAATCAGCTTCTCTTTTTCTGATTGCTCGCGGAGGCGTTTTGGAAAAGCTGGGAAGTGAGTTTATGAGCAGCGTTGCGGAAGTTCAAAAAGAAATCGTTTCCGAATTTTCGGAATGCACCGATTGGCAGGAACGTTATCAACTGTTGATCGAGATGGGGGACGAACTCGGTTCGCTTCCCGATGAGGCCAAAACTCCCGAGCGTTTGGTTCCCGGTTGTCAGTCCCGCGTTTGGATCGTCTCCGAAGAAAAGGAAGGCAAGATCGAGTTTCAAGCCGACAGCGATTCCGCAATCACGCGCGGTATGATCGCTCTTTTGATCCGCGTTTTTTCGGGAAGAACCCGCGAGGAAATCAAAACCGCTTCTTTGGAATTTTTAAAAGAGATCGGTCTCGACAAACATCTTTCCATGTCTCGCAGAAACGGTCTCTATTCGATGGTCAACATTCTTCGGAATAGTTGAACGCGAAACGATCTCGTTCGTCGCTCGCGGATTTTGAATTTCGTTTAACAATTTAGACTTCGATTTTCGAGGACGGTTGTGCGCCTTCAAACGTTCCGTCAGATGATTTCCGGACGGTCGGGAAGTTCGTTCGGGTTTTGTTTTCCGGGCGGGAAATGTTCCTGCAAAAGTTTTGTAAACGATTCGATCGCAGCGAGAATGCTTTCGAGATACGAACCGGATCGGAACCCATCCTGCATTTTGCCGCAGATTTCGTCTAACGTGTTTTGTCCGACCTTTTTGTAGATTCCGCGGTCGGCGAGCAATTCTATCCTTCGATCGATGAGTTGAACGTAGATCAGAATCCCCGTGTTTTCTTCCGTATCCCAGACCCTTTTTTCGGAAAATAGTTCCGCCGCTCTTCGTTTTGCGTCCAGACCGAACAAAACTCTGGAAACGGGAAGAGCCGATTCCAAGATCACTTTGATTTCTCCCTTATGCGAACTTTCGGATTTGGAAACGGCGGATTCGATTCTTTTTAAATCCTCCGCGCTGAAATACCGTTTGAATCGATGGGTTTTCGATTTGTCCGCGGTAAAGGAAAAAAGGGAGAAGATAGATTCCAGCCAATGATTCAGAATTCTTTGCAGAAGAGAAGGTTCGGATGTATATTGCTTTATCATACTATTTGAATCCTTTTTACCAGCTTCCCGAGGCGCCTCCGCCCCCGGACGATC of Leptospira sanjuanensis contains these proteins:
- a CDS encoding bile acid:sodium symporter family protein gives rise to the protein MTELDAVRINFNESGLVFLNILLGLIMYGIALDLRLEEFKLLFEKPRASLTGIISQFLFFPFVTYLLLWILNPPPGVALGMLLVAACPGGNISNFITSIAKGNTALSISLTAFSSALAIVATPFNFFFWGNLYPPVQAALKEISLNPWDVFRAILMILLIPIALGLLTQRYLPDITKKIEKPIKILSALIFAAFLVIALAANFSVFLKVINKVFLYVFLMNSTGFLLGYFFAKLMRLDEKDARCISIETGIQNSGLGLVLIFAFFGGQGSMAIIAATWGIWHAIAGITLAWFWSKRTASLGVQTVSKGF
- a CDS encoding TauD/TfdA family dioxygenase; the protein is MATKTLSKPKTKSKTQSKPKSKTTSVRNTKSKSASSLSKGFIDSKNPLPVVYQPNTAEQKSKQALIQWIRSNKRVLTEDLKQYGAILFRGFDVASPQDFEDVILNVDSNLKNNYLGTSPRNQVTKYAFTATELPPAYPIMQHAEMSFLDSPPRKLFFYCGKAPGRFGETPITDLRKVLQEVPQSIRDKFETNKIRYSRVYDGPSNKSRFQFWKTKRWDEMFQTTDRAEVEKISKKQNFNVEWYGEDNLRLVNTTLAIRKHPEFKSSAWHNHSQVFHIDAARKEYWRIFARQKTIRGFFVGIALEILTFLKKITTKKEYLDTNCSYGDGQEISTTELQQIQEAFWNNISLFSWQNGDVLVIDNYTVSHGRHPFSGPREIFVAWAD
- a CDS encoding zinc-dependent alcohol dehydrogenase family protein, whose amino-acid sequence is MRVYEVQNQFGLENLKIAERPDPVPGQGEVLVRFRAASLNYRDYLMAIGRYNPKQKLPLVPLSDGAGEIAQIGPGVTKWKVGDKICANFAQTWLDGAPDNDMLRNTLGGPLDGTLSEYRIFGEQGIVPMPEHLSFAEASTLPCAALTAYTAIVTHGNIQPGGTIVVQGTGGVSIFALQFAKMMGIKVIATSSSNEKLAKLTALGADEVINYNEKPDWDKEVRKITNKKGADLIIEVGGAGTLQRSISCTRPWGTIALIGVLAGGESNNLSLFPILMHGIRIQGIIVGSKRNFEDMNKAVEANKIKPVIDQIFKFEEAPQAYESLKSGKHFGKICIEI
- a CDS encoding SufE family protein, encoding MSSVAEVQKEIVSEFSECTDWQERYQLLIEMGDELGSLPDEAKTPERLVPGCQSRVWIVSEEKEGKIEFQADSDSAITRGMIALLIRVFSGRTREEIKTASLEFLKEIGLDKHLSMSRRNGLYSMVNILRNS
- a CDS encoding TPM domain-containing protein translates to MIKQYTSEPSLLQRILNHWLESIFSLFSFTADKSKTHRFKRYFSAEDLKRIESAVSKSESSHKGEIKVILESALPVSRVLFGLDAKRRAAELFSEKRVWDTEENTGILIYVQLIDRRIELLADRGIYKKVGQNTLDEICGKMQDGFRSGSYLESILAAIESFTKLLQEHFPPGKQNPNELPDRPEII